Proteins encoded within one genomic window of Rossellomorea vietnamensis:
- a CDS encoding GntR family transcriptional regulator: MVNKNSPLPLYYQLEEHLNHLIQSEELKPGDALPSERELAESFKISRMTVRQAITNLVNKNVLYREKGRGTFVSHRKIEQSLQGLTSFSEDMKSRGLEPGNKLLHFEISPASEDIRELLSLEEEELVYTMKRIRLANGEPMALETSYIPVRLLPGLNQEILEKSLYHYIERELNLHISHATQSVEAALVTEADTKHLKVKSGEPVLFIQRDSFLEDGTPFELVRSVYRADKYKFKINLDRM, encoded by the coding sequence GTGGTTAATAAAAATTCTCCTCTTCCTTTGTATTATCAGTTAGAAGAACACCTTAACCATTTAATACAGTCTGAAGAGCTAAAACCGGGGGACGCCCTGCCATCGGAAAGGGAGCTTGCTGAGTCATTTAAAATCAGCAGGATGACCGTTAGACAGGCGATTACCAATCTGGTGAATAAGAATGTCTTATATAGAGAAAAAGGGCGGGGCACATTCGTCTCCCACCGGAAAATCGAACAAAGCCTCCAAGGACTGACAAGCTTTAGCGAAGATATGAAAAGCAGGGGACTTGAGCCTGGCAATAAATTATTGCATTTCGAAATTTCCCCGGCATCGGAGGATATTCGGGAGCTTCTTTCTCTGGAGGAAGAAGAACTTGTGTATACGATGAAACGGATCCGCCTTGCAAACGGCGAACCGATGGCCTTGGAGACGAGTTATATACCCGTCAGGCTGCTTCCTGGATTGAATCAGGAAATATTGGAGAAATCCCTGTACCATTATATCGAAAGAGAGTTGAACCTTCACATCAGTCATGCCACCCAATCGGTGGAAGCAGCTCTTGTGACAGAAGCGGATACGAAGCATCTCAAGGTAAAAAGCGGGGAGCCGGTGCTCTTCATCCAACGGGATTCATTCCTGGAAGATGGAACCCCTTTTGAATTGGTACGATCCGTTTATCGGGCGGATAAATATAAGTTTAAGATTAACCTGGACAGAATGTGA
- a CDS encoding PRD domain-containing protein, producing the protein MRIFRILNNNAVVVVDGPQEKIVMGSGIAFQKKRNDIIPKNKIEKIFVLHEQSSEKFQQLLATLPEEHIEIAENIISYAEGHLNAPLSDHIHIALTDHLSFALERLEQGIPIQNKLLNEIKLLYKKEYEVGIWAKAEIMEKLGIEIPDDEAAHIALHIHTAKMDAPSMSESLKQATVLRDFVEQVESILSIEVEESSINYQRLITHLRFALNRIEQGDQFDPIDEDMLDLIKVKYVRAYECSEQIAGYLEKEYGIEFPSSEVAYIALHIQRLLK; encoded by the coding sequence ATGCGCATTTTTAGAATACTGAACAACAATGCTGTCGTAGTGGTGGATGGACCCCAGGAGAAGATTGTGATGGGAAGCGGGATTGCCTTTCAGAAAAAGAGGAATGATATCATCCCAAAGAATAAAATTGAGAAGATTTTTGTCCTTCATGAACAATCATCCGAGAAATTCCAACAGCTCCTGGCTACCTTGCCGGAGGAACATATTGAAATCGCTGAAAACATCATCAGCTATGCAGAAGGTCATCTGAATGCACCTTTGAGCGATCATATCCATATCGCTTTGACGGATCACCTTTCATTTGCATTGGAAAGACTTGAGCAAGGGATACCCATTCAAAATAAGCTGTTAAACGAAATCAAGCTCCTTTATAAAAAGGAGTATGAAGTGGGTATATGGGCAAAGGCGGAAATCATGGAGAAACTGGGCATTGAAATCCCCGATGATGAGGCAGCTCACATCGCCCTCCACATCCATACGGCGAAGATGGATGCACCGTCCATGAGTGAATCGTTGAAGCAGGCAACGGTCCTGAGAGATTTTGTGGAACAGGTGGAATCCATCTTGTCCATAGAGGTAGAGGAGTCGAGCATCAACTATCAACGGTTGATCACCCACCTCCGTTTTGCCTTGAACAGGATCGAACAGGGGGACCAGTTTGATCCCATTGATGAGGATATGCTTGACCTCATTAAAGTGAAGTATGTACGGGCGTATGAATGTTCTGAACAAATTGCCGGGTATTTGGAGAAAGAATATGGCATCGAATTCCCCTCATCGGAGGTCGCGTATATCGCCCTTCATATTCAGCGTTTGTTAAAGTGA
- a CDS encoding sucrose-specific PTS transporter subunit IIBC gives MNYREVAEQLVPLLGGENNVVSATHCATRLRLVIDDESQIDKSGIEELDGVKGAFSSSGQFQIIFGTGNVNKVFEHFAPLVGATMDDKSPTGETHSDAAKRKMNPFARFARTLSNIFVPIIPAIVAAGMLMGLLGLMKTYEWVDPESGLFVMLDMFSSAAFIILPILIGMSAAKEFGANGYLGAVIGGIMTHPALLNPWGLADAQPSTLDFFGFGVEMLGYQGTVIPVLLTVYVMAKVEKGLRKVVPNTIDLLVTPFLTVIFTGFTALLVVGPLGRILGNGITTVLDVVYNTAGPIAGLIFGGLYSTIVLTGVHHSFHAIEAELLSNIGGNYLLPIWAMANVAQGGATLAVFFRTKNKKTKEIAVPAAVSAFLGITEPAIFGVNLKHRRPFIGAAIGGALGGAYVVFTHVMANGIGLTGIPMFAIAQDPLNYGIGFVIAVAGAFIATLLLGWKEETK, from the coding sequence ATGAATTATCGTGAAGTGGCAGAACAACTTGTCCCTTTATTGGGCGGTGAAAATAATGTGGTGAGCGCCACACATTGTGCGACGCGGTTGCGTCTCGTCATCGATGATGAAAGTCAGATAGACAAGAGTGGCATCGAAGAATTGGATGGTGTGAAAGGGGCATTTTCAAGCTCCGGACAGTTCCAGATCATCTTCGGGACTGGGAATGTAAACAAAGTATTTGAACATTTTGCACCGCTTGTCGGGGCAACAATGGATGATAAGTCACCAACGGGTGAGACTCACAGTGATGCAGCGAAACGGAAGATGAACCCGTTTGCCCGCTTTGCCCGTACACTTTCCAATATATTTGTTCCAATCATCCCGGCCATCGTAGCGGCTGGTATGTTGATGGGATTACTTGGCCTGATGAAAACGTATGAATGGGTCGATCCTGAAAGCGGTCTATTCGTCATGCTCGATATGTTTTCTTCTGCAGCCTTTATCATTCTGCCGATCCTGATCGGGATGAGTGCGGCGAAGGAATTTGGCGCAAATGGTTATTTAGGTGCAGTCATCGGGGGAATCATGACCCACCCTGCATTACTCAACCCCTGGGGGCTTGCAGATGCACAGCCGTCCACACTTGATTTCTTCGGATTCGGAGTTGAAATGCTCGGCTATCAGGGAACAGTCATTCCAGTATTATTAACGGTTTATGTAATGGCAAAGGTTGAAAAGGGATTACGGAAAGTAGTACCGAATACTATAGATTTATTGGTGACTCCTTTCTTGACCGTCATCTTTACTGGGTTTACAGCCTTACTCGTTGTGGGACCACTTGGAAGAATCCTTGGTAACGGTATCACAACAGTTCTGGATGTTGTCTATAACACGGCCGGACCCATTGCCGGGCTCATCTTCGGGGGATTGTATTCAACCATTGTATTAACGGGCGTGCATCACAGTTTCCACGCCATTGAGGCTGAGCTGTTATCGAATATAGGCGGGAACTATTTGCTTCCAATATGGGCAATGGCAAACGTTGCACAGGGTGGGGCGACACTTGCTGTCTTCTTCAGGACGAAAAACAAGAAAACGAAGGAGATCGCTGTACCTGCAGCGGTATCTGCTTTTCTTGGAATTACAGAACCGGCCATTTTCGGAGTGAATTTAAAGCATCGTCGACCATTTATCGGAGCGGCAATAGGTGGTGCACTTGGTGGGGCGTACGTCGTATTCACCCATGTGATGGCGAATGGAATCGGACTTACCGGTATTCCCATGTTTGCCATTGCCCAGGATCCGCTTAATTATGGAATCGGATTTGTCATCGCAGTGGCAGGTGCCTTCATTGCCACATTACTTCTTGGCTGGAAGGAAGAAACAAAATAA
- a CDS encoding SIS domain-containing protein: protein MITTYFEKIQEKLHVVQTKEADRMASLAQRISSCIQQDGIIHLFGCGHSHILSEEVFYRAGGLVPINPILIEPLMLHEGAVRSSQLEKAEGYASEFMSGQDIQPQDVVIVLSTSGKNPVPIDVALYAKENSTYVASISSFDYVEKETSRHPSGKFLSEVVDLAINNHSVVGDAVMTHERVAVPFSPSSTVIGAAILNNIMAGAIEHMADKGYKPPIFISGNVDGAGDHNEKLIEKYRMRIPLLTKGL, encoded by the coding sequence ATGATAACTACATATTTTGAGAAAATCCAGGAAAAACTTCATGTGGTGCAAACGAAAGAAGCAGACAGAATGGCAAGTCTTGCCCAACGCATTTCTTCCTGCATCCAACAAGACGGCATCATCCACCTTTTCGGGTGCGGCCACTCTCACATCCTCTCTGAAGAGGTGTTCTACAGGGCAGGTGGACTGGTTCCGATCAACCCGATTTTGATCGAGCCCCTCATGCTTCACGAAGGCGCCGTACGCTCTTCTCAATTAGAAAAAGCGGAAGGGTATGCGTCTGAGTTCATGAGTGGTCAGGACATCCAGCCTCAAGACGTGGTGATCGTTCTCTCCACCTCAGGAAAGAACCCTGTCCCTATCGACGTGGCCCTTTATGCAAAGGAAAACAGTACCTATGTCGCTTCCATCAGTTCCTTTGACTATGTTGAAAAAGAAACATCCAGGCACCCGAGCGGGAAATTCCTTAGTGAAGTGGTGGATCTTGCCATTAACAACCACTCCGTCGTAGGGGACGCTGTTATGACCCACGAACGGGTGGCGGTTCCATTTTCACCTTCATCAACCGTCATCGGAGCTGCAATTTTGAATAACATCATGGCCGGTGCCATCGAACATATGGCGGATAAAGGATATAAGCCGCCTATCTTCATAAGTGGAAACGTGGACGGTGCGGGTGATCATAACGAAAAGCTGATCGAGAAGTACCGAATGCGGATCCCCCTTTTAACAAAAGGACTGTAA
- the nagB gene encoding glucosamine-6-phosphate deaminase, whose protein sequence is MKLIEVKDYQEMSQVAADYLLSKVKTSGNLTLGLATGGTPKGLYEALIEDHEQNGTSYRHVSSFNLDEYIGLPRQHPNSYYQYMNENLFRHIDIDSENTHIPSGDAADAEKESNAYDEKIRSHGGIDIQVLGIGSNGHIGFNEPGTSFDSSTHVVELAQSTREANARYFDSINEVPTHAITMGIASIMKSREILLLVSGEAKQEALKKLVEGSISESFPASILNNHDHVTVIADEEAFALVKGLELANKDVK, encoded by the coding sequence ATGAAACTAATTGAAGTAAAAGACTATCAGGAAATGAGTCAAGTCGCTGCAGACTATCTATTATCCAAAGTGAAAACATCCGGAAATCTGACCCTGGGACTGGCCACAGGGGGTACCCCAAAAGGGCTTTACGAGGCACTGATAGAAGACCATGAGCAAAACGGGACGTCTTATCGACATGTATCTTCCTTCAATCTGGACGAATACATCGGACTACCCCGTCAACACCCGAACAGCTACTATCAATACATGAATGAGAACCTATTCAGACACATTGATATCGATTCGGAAAACACCCATATCCCTTCAGGAGATGCAGCCGACGCCGAAAAAGAATCCAATGCGTATGATGAAAAAATCCGTTCCCACGGCGGCATCGACATCCAGGTACTGGGAATCGGCAGCAACGGTCATATCGGGTTTAATGAACCCGGCACCTCTTTTGACTCCAGCACTCATGTCGTGGAACTTGCCCAATCAACCCGCGAGGCTAATGCCCGTTATTTTGATTCAATCAATGAAGTACCGACACATGCGATAACGATGGGAATCGCTTCAATCATGAAAAGCAGGGAAATTCTCCTCCTTGTTTCAGGCGAAGCGAAACAGGAAGCACTAAAAAAATTAGTAGAGGGCTCTATTTCCGAAAGCTTCCCTGCTTCCATCCTGAATAACCATGACCATGTAACGGTAATCGCTGATGAAGAGGCTTTCGCCCTCGTAAAAGGGTTGGAATTAGCGAATAAAGATGTGAAGTGA
- a CDS encoding aminoimidazole riboside kinase, translated as MKEGIISLGEALIDFIPLDENNSTFQKSPGGAPANVAVGLARLGAKSTFLGKVGNDVLGRFLKETLQDYGVRTHHMLLTPDIRTGVVFVTNGEGGERSFDFYIDPSADRFLEVEEIDEEDFLSHRILHFGSISMISSPSKEATHHAVTVAKENGLLVSYDPNLRLGLWDSEENARDTIKSMLSESDVVKISEEELEFITGEKEIEAGISKMKSYHIPFLIITMGAVGSYVCVGDESQHVPSMKVKAVDTTGAGDAFVSGILYSLHEYKGSMESLSIEEAASMARFAAVSGALAASTKGAMTALPSLEEVSLHLKKGEV; from the coding sequence ATGAAAGAGGGAATCATTTCGTTGGGAGAAGCATTGATCGACTTCATCCCGCTGGACGAAAACAATAGTACTTTTCAAAAAAGTCCCGGAGGAGCTCCTGCCAATGTAGCCGTCGGACTGGCTAGGTTAGGTGCGAAATCTACTTTCCTCGGGAAAGTGGGTAACGATGTATTGGGGAGGTTCCTGAAAGAAACCCTTCAGGATTATGGGGTCAGGACCCATCACATGCTTCTGACTCCTGACATTCGTACAGGAGTTGTATTTGTCACAAATGGAGAAGGCGGCGAGCGCAGTTTCGACTTTTATATCGACCCGAGCGCCGACCGATTCCTTGAAGTGGAAGAGATAGACGAAGAGGATTTCCTTTCCCATAGGATCCTTCACTTTGGTTCGATTTCCATGATCAGCTCTCCGTCAAAGGAAGCGACGCATCATGCGGTAACAGTTGCGAAAGAGAATGGTTTATTGGTGTCGTATGATCCGAATTTACGATTGGGATTATGGGATTCCGAGGAAAACGCCCGGGATACAATCAAAAGTATGCTTTCGGAAAGTGATGTTGTGAAGATCTCTGAGGAAGAACTGGAATTCATTACAGGAGAGAAAGAGATCGAAGCCGGGATCTCGAAGATGAAATCATATCATATCCCATTCCTAATCATTACGATGGGGGCAGTGGGAAGTTATGTGTGCGTAGGGGATGAAAGTCAGCATGTTCCGTCTATGAAGGTAAAAGCGGTGGATACAACGGGAGCCGGTGATGCATTCGTATCTGGGATTCTATATTCACTCCATGAATACAAAGGAAGCATGGAATCACTATCTATTGAAGAAGCAGCAAGCATGGCCCGGTTTGCTGCTGTGTCAGGGGCACTTGCCGCCTCCACCAAAGGAGCGATGACAGCCCTTCCCTCCCTGGAGGAAGTCAGCCTTCATCTGAAAAAGGGGGAAGTGTGA
- the nagA gene encoding N-acetylglucosamine-6-phosphate deacetylase, producing the protein MNSNIEKLLILNGTIYAENTVYEKGYIKIENGMITEMGERSRLTDTEDYKVISLPHGYSVVPGMIDIHIHGVNGADTMDATREALDTMTGTLPKEGTTSFLATTMTEGSDSIEKALKNTADYMANHQKGGQAEILGLHLEGPFINPDRAGAQPLDRIQKPSVDIFKRWQTLSQNQIKLVTLAPELDEDHELISYLKENGIISSVGHSSATFDEVGEAIDAGLSHVTHLFNQMSGLHHREPGIVGASFLRQELMVELITDGIHVRPEVIQLAFNQITDERLILITDSMRAKCLKNGQYDLGGQMVTVKDGRALLDEDTLAGSVLKMKDAFSNIQSFTTGDMRSAIKMTAENPAKQLNIFDRKGSLALRKDADIVLLDENKDVFTTICKGKIAYTREDDTHETN; encoded by the coding sequence ATGAACTCAAATATAGAAAAACTGCTGATACTGAATGGAACGATCTATGCAGAAAATACAGTGTATGAAAAAGGCTATATCAAAATAGAAAATGGCATGATTACCGAAATGGGTGAACGCTCCCGTTTAACCGATACAGAAGATTATAAAGTGATTTCCCTTCCCCATGGGTATAGTGTGGTCCCGGGAATGATAGATATTCATATCCATGGCGTAAATGGAGCCGATACCATGGATGCGACCAGGGAAGCCCTAGATACGATGACCGGGACTCTTCCGAAAGAAGGAACCACGAGCTTCCTTGCCACAACCATGACAGAAGGATCCGATTCAATCGAAAAAGCATTGAAGAATACTGCAGATTATATGGCCAATCATCAAAAAGGCGGTCAGGCGGAAATTCTCGGACTTCACCTGGAAGGACCGTTCATCAACCCTGACCGGGCAGGCGCGCAGCCTCTCGATCGAATTCAAAAGCCGAGTGTCGACATATTTAAACGCTGGCAGACACTCTCTCAGAACCAAATAAAATTAGTCACCCTCGCCCCCGAGCTTGATGAGGATCATGAACTGATCTCTTACTTAAAAGAAAACGGGATCATCTCTTCAGTGGGCCACTCCAGTGCAACCTTCGATGAAGTCGGGGAAGCCATCGACGCCGGCTTGTCCCATGTGACCCATTTGTTTAATCAAATGTCAGGCCTGCATCATCGTGAGCCCGGTATTGTCGGGGCATCCTTCCTGCGACAGGAACTGATGGTGGAATTGATTACAGACGGCATCCACGTCCGCCCTGAAGTGATTCAACTGGCTTTCAATCAGATCACAGATGAACGCTTGATCCTTATCACCGATTCCATGAGGGCGAAATGTCTGAAGAATGGTCAGTATGATCTAGGCGGTCAGATGGTGACGGTCAAGGACGGCAGGGCCCTATTAGATGAAGACACATTGGCAGGAAGCGTCCTGAAAATGAAGGATGCCTTTTCAAATATCCAATCATTCACTACAGGTGATATGAGAAGTGCGATCAAAATGACCGCAGAAAATCCCGCCAAACAATTAAACATCTTTGACCGGAAAGGAAGCCTTGCCCTCCGGAAAGATGCAGACATTGTCCTATTGGATGAAAACAAAGACGTATTCACAACGATATGCAAAGGAAAAATAGCCTATACCCGAGAGGATGACACTCATGAAACTAATTGA
- a CDS encoding vWA domain-containing protein — protein sequence MKEMKPLFIIALLLLLLTGCQGDAENAASKEKGGQDPGQPAQASKEVDLSNTPEEWINEDEGELYQKYIEKKSWSKEPEAYKKATGKAVDEYMKNIGTKETKKWTEQNWAQSILSSLQTGYGDIASELENYEVVYEEMKLPDGRLLQDVPMDEITEKEDKKVNVALLIDSSGSMKAEVDGESKMALAKDSLESLAKELPESVNVSLIAFGHKGTGSDADKDMSCKAVESIYPLQPYDEGAFSESLKKFDPKGWTPLASSIELANEQLTSHSDEKTENFIYVVSDGIETCDGDPVAAAKKVKADNTNVKINIIGFDVDSEADGQLKKVAEAGGGEYSSVKTKQQLSEIENVWKEVINKNTWRWWAVNRFSDNVWTTVDHYNALRDIASTYQTMIRNEENRMIQTLNRLEKEELIDSEKRSAISSLLDGRQEKIRNYLNDLESTKRKEVKTVSDELDKRLDAIKKQVGI from the coding sequence ATGAAAGAAATGAAGCCTCTATTTATTATAGCCTTGTTACTCCTCCTTCTAACAGGATGTCAGGGAGATGCAGAAAATGCTGCTTCAAAGGAAAAAGGCGGACAGGATCCCGGTCAACCCGCCCAAGCTTCCAAGGAGGTTGACCTATCAAATACCCCGGAAGAATGGATCAATGAGGATGAGGGCGAACTCTATCAAAAATACATAGAAAAGAAAAGCTGGTCCAAAGAACCCGAAGCCTATAAAAAGGCAACAGGGAAGGCCGTCGATGAATATATGAAGAACATTGGAACGAAGGAAACGAAGAAATGGACCGAACAAAATTGGGCACAGTCCATCCTCTCAAGCCTCCAGACGGGATACGGGGATATTGCCTCTGAGCTTGAAAACTATGAGGTCGTGTATGAGGAAATGAAGCTTCCCGATGGCAGACTTCTGCAGGATGTCCCGATGGATGAGATCACCGAGAAAGAAGACAAAAAGGTTAATGTCGCCTTGTTGATCGATTCCAGCGGGAGTATGAAAGCCGAAGTGGATGGTGAAAGCAAGATGGCCCTTGCCAAGGATAGCCTGGAAAGCCTAGCAAAGGAGTTACCCGAATCCGTGAATGTTTCCCTGATCGCGTTCGGACATAAGGGAACAGGCAGTGATGCCGATAAAGACATGTCATGTAAGGCAGTCGAATCTATCTATCCCCTTCAACCATATGATGAGGGTGCCTTCTCGGAATCACTGAAGAAATTCGATCCGAAGGGCTGGACCCCACTGGCATCAAGCATCGAATTGGCCAACGAACAACTTACTTCCCATAGTGACGAAAAGACGGAGAACTTCATCTATGTCGTGAGCGATGGAATCGAAACCTGCGATGGGGATCCCGTGGCTGCTGCCAAAAAGGTTAAGGCGGACAATACCAATGTCAAAATCAATATCATCGGGTTCGATGTGGACTCAGAAGCCGACGGGCAATTGAAGAAGGTGGCAGAGGCCGGTGGTGGAGAGTACTCCTCCGTGAAAACGAAACAACAACTGTCTGAAATTGAAAATGTGTGGAAAGAAGTCATCAATAAAAATACGTGGAGATGGTGGGCGGTCAACCGGTTCAGTGACAATGTTTGGACGACAGTCGATCATTATAATGCCTTGAGGGATATCGCCTCTACCTATCAAACGATGATTCGGAATGAAGAAAACAGGATGATCCAGACTCTCAATCGCCTGGAAAAAGAGGAGCTCATCGATTCAGAGAAACGCTCTGCCATCTCTTCTCTCCTCGATGGCCGTCAAGAGAAAATCAGGAACTACCTGAATGACCTGGAATCAACGAAGCGCAAAGAAGTGAAAACCGTTTCCGATGAGCTGGATAAACGATTGGATGCGATTAAAAAGCAGGTTGGGATATAA
- the nagE gene encoding N-acetylglucosamine-specific PTS transporter subunit IIBC, protein MLGFLQRIGKSLMLPIAVLPAAALLLRLGQDDLLGIAFMSEAGDAIFKNLALIFAIGVAIGFSKDGNGTAGLAGAIGYLVLTGGLKALDPDSNMAIFGGIISGVVAGLLYNRYNDIKLPAWLGFFGGRRFVPIVTAASMVVLAGIFGIIWPPIQSGINSIGEWIIGAGATGVGVFGLLNRLLIPVGLHHVLNTLVWFEFGTFKDAAGEVVKGDIPRFFAGDPTAGTFQTGFFPIMMFGLPAACLAMIVTAKKHLRANVAGMLIGLAVTSFLTGITEPIEFSFMFLSPVLYGIHAVLTASSMVVTYVLGIHHGFGFSAGAFDYILNFSIGQKPWLLLGVGILYGIIYFLLFTFLIKKFNLKTPGREDDEDVVAPDKGSGGNGKYEIMASHFLKDLGGKENLAVIDNCATRLRLEINDVTLVDEKALKAHGAKGVMKVNNRNLQVIVGTDVEFVADELRKLK, encoded by the coding sequence ATGTTAGGTTTCTTACAACGAATCGGTAAATCGCTCATGCTTCCCATCGCGGTCCTGCCGGCAGCTGCCTTATTGCTGCGCCTGGGTCAGGATGATCTATTGGGTATCGCGTTCATGTCTGAAGCAGGAGATGCCATATTTAAAAATTTAGCTTTAATCTTTGCGATCGGTGTGGCGATCGGATTTTCGAAAGATGGAAATGGTACAGCCGGATTGGCTGGTGCCATTGGTTATTTGGTACTGACGGGCGGTTTAAAAGCCCTGGATCCCGATTCCAATATGGCGATTTTCGGAGGGATTATATCCGGAGTCGTGGCAGGCTTATTATATAACCGTTACAATGATATTAAACTTCCGGCATGGCTCGGATTTTTTGGAGGCAGACGCTTCGTTCCCATTGTGACGGCTGCATCCATGGTTGTACTTGCAGGGATCTTCGGTATCATCTGGCCACCGATTCAGAGCGGGATCAATTCCATCGGTGAATGGATCATCGGTGCAGGTGCGACGGGAGTGGGTGTGTTCGGCCTGCTGAATCGTCTCCTGATTCCGGTTGGACTGCATCATGTATTGAATACCCTTGTCTGGTTTGAATTCGGTACATTCAAAGATGCAGCGGGTGAAGTCGTGAAAGGGGATATCCCACGCTTCTTCGCAGGAGATCCTACAGCCGGAACGTTCCAAACCGGCTTCTTCCCGATCATGATGTTCGGTCTTCCGGCAGCGTGTCTTGCCATGATCGTGACAGCAAAAAAACATCTGCGTGCCAATGTAGCAGGTATGTTAATCGGACTCGCCGTCACTTCTTTTTTAACAGGGATCACTGAGCCGATCGAATTCAGCTTCATGTTCTTATCTCCTGTCCTTTACGGGATTCACGCTGTCCTGACAGCGAGCTCTATGGTCGTTACCTATGTACTTGGCATTCATCATGGATTCGGTTTCTCGGCGGGTGCCTTTGATTACATCCTTAATTTCAGTATCGGTCAGAAACCTTGGCTGCTACTCGGAGTCGGGATCCTTTACGGGATCATCTACTTCCTCCTCTTCACTTTCTTGATCAAGAAGTTCAATTTGAAGACTCCGGGTCGTGAAGATGATGAAGATGTGGTGGCACCGGATAAAGGTTCAGGCGGGAATGGTAAGTACGAAATCATGGCTTCTCACTTCCTTAAAGATCTGGGTGGTAAAGAAAATCTGGCTGTCATTGATAACTGTGCCACACGATTACGTCTCGAAATCAATGATGTCACACTGGTAGATGAAAAAGCGTTAAAAGCTCACGGGGCGAAAGGTGTGATGAAGGTGAATAATCGGAACCTTCAAGTCATTGTAGGAACGGATGTAGAATTTGTCGCAGACGAGCTGAGAAAGCTGAAATAA